One segment of Panicum virgatum strain AP13 chromosome 3K, P.virgatum_v5, whole genome shotgun sequence DNA contains the following:
- the LOC120700079 gene encoding L-type lectin-domain containing receptor kinase IX.1-like — translation MERELEEGDFFDDEPEMQDDFEKGTGPKLFRYGELAIATDDFSDDHKLGEGGFGSVYRGFLKEMNLDVAIKKVSKGSKQGRKEYASEVSIISRLRHRNLVQLIGWCHGGGELLLVYELMPNGSLDTHLYSGAAVLPWPLRHEIVLGLGSALLYLHQDWEQCVLHRDIKPNNVMLDASFHAKLGDFGLARLVDHGRGSHTTVLASTKGYMDPECMTTGRASAESDVYSFGVVLLEIACGRRPMVTVARRGEEDREDDVIHIVQWVWEFYGRGAILDAADARLEGEFDAREMEAVMVVGLWCAHPDRSLRPSIRQAVNVLRLETPLPSLPARMPVATYMPPPDAFYYTSSVATTGGGSSTITGTGTTVSSTTETSILLK, via the coding sequence ATGGAGCGGGAGCTGGAAGAGGGCGACTTCTTCGACGACGAGCCGGAGATGCAAGACGACTTCGAGAAAGGGACCGGGCCGAAGCTGTTCCGCTACGGCGAGCTCGCCATTGCCACCGACGACTTCTCGGATGACCACAAGCTCGGAGAAGGCGGGTTCGGGTCGGTGTACAGAGGATTCCTCAAGGAAATGAACCTTGACGTTGCCATCAAGAAGGTATCCAAGGGCTCGAAGCAGGGGAGGAAGGAGTACGCCTCGGAGGTGAGCATCATCAGCCGGCTGCGGCACCGCAACCTCGTGCAGCTCATCGGCTggtgccacggcggcggcgagctcctcctcgtCTACGAGCTGATGCCCAATGGCAGCCTCGACACGCACCTCTATAGCGGCGCCGCCGTGTTGCCATGGCCGCTGCGGCATGAGATCGTGCTCGGCCTGGGATCGGCCCTGCTCTACCTGCACCAGGATTGGGAGCAGTGCGTTCTCCACAGGGACATCAAGCCGAACAACGTCATGCTCGACGCGTCGTTCCACGCCAAGCTCGGCGACTTCGGCCTCGCCAGGCTCGTCGACCACGGCCGGGGCTCGCACACCACGGTGCTCGCCAGCACCAAGGGGTACATGGACCCGGAGTGCATGACCACCGGCCGGGCCAGCGCCGAGTCGGACGTCTACAGCTtcggcgtcgtcctcctcgaGATCGCCTGCGGCCGGCGGCCTATGGTAACGGTGGCTCGCCGCGGGGAAGAAGACCGGGAAGACGACGTGATCCACATCGTGCAATGGGTGTGGGAGTTCTACGGCAGGGGAGCcatcctcgacgccgccgacgcgcgGCTCGAGGGGGAGTTCGACGCCCGGGAGATGGAGGCGGTGATGGTCGTCGGGCTGTGGTGCGCGCACCCTGACCGGAGCCTGAGGCCGTCCATCAGGCAGGCCGTCAACGTCCTGCGGCTCGAGACGCCGCTGCCGAGCCTGCCGGCGAGGATGCCGGTGGCGACCTACATGCCACCACCTGACGCTTTCTACTACACATCTTCGGTCGCGACGactggcggcggcagcagcaccaTCACTGGCACCGGCACCACTGTGTCCAGCACGACAGAGACGTCAATCCTGCTGAAATGA
- the LOC120701138 gene encoding monooxygenase 1-like: MEEEVHGIVIVGGGICGLATALALHRKGIPSLVLEKSETLRAAGGSIGVHANGWRVLEQLGIAAELRKTADVVTEFHDVWQQEQGNKSAVVPVRGELRWLKRKDLIETMAKNIPAGAIRFGCHIAEIHPANPDNHGAVLTTLDGSIIRAKALIGCDGSNSVVARYLGLSPPRSASRMLLRGFTRYPQGHPFGPHFLRLRCKGFFVGRSPMTDHLVSFFVAFWHPGAGATKDARAMKAFVLERLKLQCCSDEVVEMVRGLDPESLIVLTRVWYRQPWQVMSSSFRRGTATVAGDAMHVMGPYIGQGGSAALEDAVVLARSLSRVAGGGGRELRQERIGAAMGAYVRERRLRVVRLSLESFAMGTMLATKSLLMKLACFAVVTLLGTNSLGHTNYDCGRL; this comes from the exons ATGGAGGAGGAGGTCCATGGCATCGTCATTGTTGGTGGTGGCATCTGCGGTCTCGCCACTGCTCTTGCTCTTCACCG GAAAGGGATTCCTAGCCTCGTGTTAGAGAAGTCGGAGACTTTACGAGCGGCTGGCGGGTCCATTGGTGTCCATGCCAATGGATGGCGTGTTCTAGAGCAACTTGGGATTGCTGCAGAGCTCCGGAAGACTGCCGACGTAGTTACTGA GTTTCACGATGTGTGGCAGCAAGAGCAAGGAAACAAGAGCGCCGTGGTACCTGTCAG GGGGGAGCTCCGATGGTTGAAAAGGAAGGACCTGATCGAGACAATGGCCAAGAACATACCTGCAGGAGCAATCCGCTTCGGCTGCCACATTGCAGAGATTCATCCAGCAAATCCTGACAACCATGGCGCGGTTCTCACCACACTCGACGGCAGTATCATCAGGGCCAAG GCCCTGATCGGATGCGACGGCTCAAACTCAGTGGTCGCCAGGTACTTGGGCCTGTCCCCGCCGAGATCAGCCTCCCGCATGCTTCTCCGCGGATTCACGAGATACCCGCAGGGGCATCCATTCGGGCCCCATTTCCTGCGCTTGAGATGCAAAGGTTTCTTCGTCGGCCGCTCGCCCATGACCGACCACCTCGTCAGCTTCTTCGTGGCCTTCTGgcaccccggcgccggcgccaccaaGGACGCGCGCGCCATGAAGGCCTTCGTGCTCGAGAGGCTCAAGCTCCAGTGCTGCTCCGACGAGGTCGTCGAGATGGTCCGGGGCCTGGACCCCGAGTCGCTCATCGTCCTGACCAGGGTCTGGTACCGGCAGCCGTGGCAGGTCATGTCCAGCAGCTTCCGGCGGGGCACGGCTacggtcgccggcgacgcgatGCACGTCATGGGGCCGTACATTGGCCAggggggctcggcggcgctggaggacgCCGTCGTGCTCGCGCGGTCGCTGTcgcgggtcgccggcggcggcgggcgcgagcTGCGCCAGGAGAGGATCGGCGCAGCGATGGGGGCGTACGTCAGGGAGAGGAGGCTGAGGGTGGTGAGACTGTCGCTCGAGTCCTTCGCCATGGGGACGATGCTGGCGACCAAGTCGCTGCTCATGAAGCTCGCCTGCTTCGCCGTCGTGACTCTGCTGGGCACCAACTCGCTGGGCCACACCAACTATGACTGCGGTCGCCTCTAG
- the LOC120700083 gene encoding mediator of RNA polymerase II transcription subunit 15-like, with protein sequence MEALKAQMQRDFEAQLLAQQQAWAAQQQAQQQAWAAERERMQQDLGQTQEASQQNQMQLALAFQFMQTLGSQMGLSPPQFTQTNIPARAATPTPPQSAASNDGPTEMSPSPIPQNVWSPPHWVTYMQQFQHPPPPPPS encoded by the exons ATGGAGGCACTGAAG GCCCAGATGCAACGGGACTTTGAAGCACAGCTCCTAGCACAGCAGCAGGCGTGGGCGGCACAGCAGCAGGCACAGCAGCAGGCGTGGGCGGCCGAGCGGGAGAGGATGCAGCAAGACCTTGGGCAGACACAGGAAGCCTCCCAGCAGAATCAGATGCAGCTGGCCCTGGCTTTTCAGTTCATGCAGACTCTGGGCTCGCAAATGGGTCTTTCACCACCGCAATTCACTCAGACTAATATCCCTGCGCGTGCAGCTACCCCTACTCCT CCTCAATCGGCGGCATCAAATGATGGGCCAACAGAAATGTCCCCTTCGCCGATCCCTCAGAATGTGTGGTCGCCTCCTCATTGGGTGACTTACATGCAGCAGTTccagcacccgccgccgccgccgccgtcgtag